One Vicia villosa cultivar HV-30 ecotype Madison, WI unplaced genomic scaffold, Vvil1.0 scaffold7, whole genome shotgun sequence genomic window carries:
- the LOC131643087 gene encoding V-type proton ATPase subunit E2-like → MYTRLHTHTMHPQIWAIGQPANKIKRPRSVGAPWIIKGAPHRITTRIVTLPFQAEKMKDADVSKQIQQMIRFIRQEAEEKANEISVAAEEEFNIEKLQLLEAEKRKIRQEYERKAKQIDVRRKIEYSMQLNASRIKVLQAQDEVVSSMKDAAKKGLLRISSDKKVYKKLIKEIIIQGLLRMRESSLLLRCRETDRKLVESLLDEAKKEYSEKANVESPKVTIDDRVYLPPHPKNSVVDSHEPFCSGGVVLASEDGKIVLESTLDARLDVIFRQKLPEIRKRLLD, encoded by the exons ATGTACACACGCCTCCATACACATACAATGCATCCTCAGATCTGGGCCATTGGACAACCAGCAAACAAGATCAAACGCCCTAGGAGCGTAGGTGCACCATGGATCATCAAAGGGGCGCCACACAGAATCACCACCAG AATAGTTACACTTCCATTTCAAGCAGAAAAGATGAAGGATGCAGATGTATCAAAGCAGATCCAGCAGATGATTAGGTTCATCCGCCAAGAAGCCGAAGAGAAAGCCAATGAAATATCTGTTGCTGCAGAAGAG GAATTCAACATTGAGAAACTACAATTACTCGAAGCTGAAAAGAGGAAGATCAGACAAGAATACGAGCGAAAAGCCAAACAGATCGATGTTCGTAGAAAGAT TGAATACTCAATGCAGTTGAATGCATCTCGTATAAAAGTACTCCAAGCACAAGATGAGGTTGTAAGTTCTATGAAAGATGCTGCTAAAAAAGGACTTTTACGCATCTCAAGTGATAAGAAAGTATacaagaaactcatcaaagaaaTTATCATTCAG GGTTTACTGCGCATGAGAGAATCATCTCTATTGCTAAGATGTCGAGAGACTGATCGTAAACTAGTCGAGTCACTGCTAGATGAAGCCAAAAAGGAATACTCAGAGAAAGCTAATGTGGAATCTCCTAAGGTTACTATTGATGATCGTGTTTACCTTCCTCCACACCCGAAAAATAGTGTTGTGGATTCGCATGAACCTTTTTG TTCTGGAGGTGTAGTTTTGGCTTCTGAGGATGGAAAGATCGTGTTGGAGAGTACTCTTGATGCACGACTTGATGTCATTTTTCGACAGAAGTTACCTGAG ATTCGAAAGCGTTTGTTAGATTGA
- the LOC131643123 gene encoding uncharacterized protein LOC131643123: MWRNLRIKENMLLQKSKLKWLKEGDSNSGFFHKVVGERRRRNHIGPILSSGHVAESVEEVREVVFNHFGNKFVEPEENRPLLDGISFEMLSSEEAENLEKPFLEEEIKAAVWDCGGMKSPGPDGYSFLFFKKCWHIIKEDLIIFFNYFYGGSFITKAITSSFLTLIPKSKNPICLDDYRPICLVGCLYKVVAKLLAERLKGVLNSIVSSNQSAFVPGRQLLDGVLVANEVVDYARREGSNCILFKVDFEKAYDKVSWNFLRYILSRMGFGAKWRRWMELLVFSSNMSVLVNGSPTKEFKVTRGLRQGDPLSPFLFVLVAECLTGLVKKSIDLGEYQPFAIRESCKVDILQFADDTLIVGNGSWNHVWAIRAVLRAFELVSGLGINYHKSKLIGINCIPSFLEAASYFLSCKLEDSNFLFLGIPIGSNPRKETMWKPLLVKMKKRLEGGLGVKNMLLFNLALLNKWRWRIIQGNNSMWFNVLKSRYGDLSSKVMGGGTAKGLSCSIWWKDILRLNSSSSQDPFTSCIKYNVHNGFSTLFWESIWLEDSALKESFPTLFHASRLKNVSVAAMGGWLGGEWRWSDFGLSAALVDMAVHREEFLDLKRRVEAFRDWKSDKDLVFWSGSVDRIFSVASCYAIYDRLRIPFGPPVNHMEVFDFLWNMDIPFKVKAFGWRIFHDRLPSKELLAIRGMSFSSDDSKCIFCGYCSENSNHLFFGCLVVKNIWREIAFWVGKGVILEEECRPNFMEWYHFFRRKKIKDRKSGVVWIATTWVIWLIRNGSCFRKEPWNVNNAVWNIKFLVWKWSFFGKITHPNYSFYEFSMNPLYYLS, translated from the exons ATGTGGAGGAATTTGAGAATAAAAGAGAATATGCTTTTACAAAAGTCTAAATTGAAATGGTTGAAAGAGGGGGATTCCAATAGTGGTTTTTTCCATAAAGTTGTGGGGGAAAGGAGAAGGCGGAATCATATTGGTCCCATTCTATCTTCGGGACATGTGGCGGAATCGGTTGAAGAGGTGAGGGAAGTGGTGTTTAACCACTTCGGTAACAAATTTGTTGAACCGGAGGAGAATAGACCCTTGTTGGATGGAATTTCTTTTGAGATGCTTAGTAGTGAGGAAGCGGAGAATCTTGAAAAACCTTTTCTAGAGGAAGAAATTAAAGCGGCGGTTTGGGATTGTGGTGGCATGAAGAGTCCGGGGCCGGATGGgtactcttttcttttcttcaaaaagtgtTGGCACATCATTAAAGaggatctcatcattttctttaattatttttatggcgGTTCTTTTATTACAAAGGCGATTACGTCGTCTTTCTTGACTTTAATTCCTAAGTCCAAAAATCCCATTTGCTTGGATGATTACCGTCCCATTTGTTTGGTGGGGTGCTTATATAAGGTGGTGGCAAAGCTTTTGGCGGAAAGGCTTAAAGGTGTGCTTAATTCTATAGTTTCTTCCAATCAAAGTGCTTTCGTACCCGGTAGGCAATTGTTGGATGGTGTTCTAGTGGCTAACGAGGTAGTGGATTATGCTAGAAGGGAAGGGAGCAATTGTATTCTTTtcaaagtggattttgaaaaagcttATGATAAGGTTAGTTGGAATTTTTTGCGCTATATTTTGTCTCGGATGGGGTTTGGTGCTAAGTGGAGGAGGTGGATGGAGTTATTGGTTTTTTCTAGTAATATGTCGGTTTTGGTCAATGGTAGTCCCACCAAAGAGTTCAAAGTCACTAGAGGATTAAGGCAAGGAGATCCTCTCTCTCCGTTCCTTTTTGTGTTAGTGGCGGAATGTCTTACGGGTCTTGTTAAAAAATCGATAGATTTGGGAGAATACCAACCTTTTGCTATTAGAGAATCTTGCAAGGTagatattctccaatttgcggatgacaccctCATTGTGGGGAACGGTAGTTGGAATCATGTTTGGGCGATAAGAGCGGTTCTTCGGGCTTTCGAACTTGTTTCGGGTCTTGGCATCAATTATCACAAAAGTAAGTTAATTGGCATTAATTGCATTCCTAGTTTCTTGGAGGCGGCATCTTACTTTCTATCGTGTAAATTGGAAGATAGTAATTTTCTCTTTTTAGGGATTCCCATTGGATCCAATCCTAGGAAGGAAACCATGTGGAAGCCCCTTTTAGTGAAAATGAAGAAAAGGTTGGAAG GCGGATTGGGTGTGAAAAATATGTTGTTGTTCAATCTAGCTCTCCTTAACAAGTGGAGGTGGCGAATCATTCAAGGGAACAATTCGATGTGGTTTAATGTGTTGAAATCGCGGTACGGTGATTTATCCTCGAAAGTGATGGGAGGGGGAACGGCTAAGGGACTTTCTTGCTCCATTTGGTGGAAGGACATTTTAAGGTtaaattcttcttcttctcaagatCCTTTTACTTCTTGTATAAAATATAATGTTCATAATGGTTTTAGTACCCTTTTTTGGGAATCCATTTGGTTGGAAGATTCCGCTTTAAAAGAGAGTTTTCCGACTTTGTTTCATGCTTCCCGTTTGAAGAATGTGTCGGTGGCGGCGATGGGAGGTTGGTTGGGGGGAGAGTGGCGTTGGAGTGATTTTGGGTTATCCGCGGCTTTAGTGGATATGGCGGTTCATAGGGAGGAGTTTTTGGATTTGAAAAGAAGGGTGGAGGCTTTTAGAGATTGGAAGAGTGATAAAGATTTGGTGTTTTGGTCCGGTAGTGTGGATAGGATTTTTTCGGTTGCCTCTTGCTATGCTATTTATGATAGGCTCCGTATCCCGTTTGGCCCTCCGGTAAATCATATGGAGGTTTTTGATTTTTTGTGGAACATGGATATACCTTTCAAGGTAAAAGCTTTTGGTTGGAGAATCTTCCATGATAGACTCCCATCGAAAGAACTCTTGGCTATAAGAGGTATGTCTTTTTCCTCGGATGATTCGAAGTGCATTTTTTGTGGATATTGTTCGGAAAATAGTAATCATTtattttttggttgtttggtggTGAAAAATATTTGGAGGGAGATAGCTTTTTGGGTGGGTAAAGGGGTTATTTTAGAAGAGGAGTGCCGGCCAAATTTTATGGAATGGTACCACTTTTTTCGTAGGAAAAAGATTAAGGATAGAAAGTCGGGTGTTGTTTGGATAGCTACTACATGGGTTATATGGTTGATTAGAAATGGTTCGTGTTTTCGGAAGGAACCTTGGAATGTGAACAACGCCGTTTGGAATATCAAGTTCTTGGTATGGAAATGGTCGTTTTTCGGAAAAATTACACATCCCAATTATTCATTCTATGAGTTTAGTATGAATCCTTTGTATTATCTATCGTGA